The proteins below come from a single Chryseobacterium nepalense genomic window:
- a CDS encoding sodium-translocating pyrophosphatase: protein MDLFYLIPVFGVIALLYTFFQSNWVSKQNAGNEKMKIISGHIADGAMAFLKAEYKILTYFVVIVAILLAVMGSTNANSHWSIGVAFVVGAVFSALAGFIGMKIATKANVRTAEAARTSLSKALKVSFTGGSVMGMGVAGLAVLGLGALFLIIKQIFAPNAHVDSQEMERTIEILTGFSLGAESIALFARVGGGIYTKAADVGADLVGKVEAGIPEDDPRNPATIADNVGDNVGDVAGMGADLFGSYVATVLATMVLGRETVSEDSFGGFAPILLPMLIAGTGIIFSIIGTLFVRINDNEDSSTSNVQNALNLGNWGSIVITAISSYFLVNYILPDEMVLRGHEFTKMGVFGAIMVGLVVGTLMSIITEYYTAMGKRPVSSIVRQSSTGHATNIIGGLSVGMESTLLPIIVLAGGIYGSYLCAGLYGVAIAAAGMMATTAMQLAIDAFGPIADNAGGIAEMSELPKEVREKTDILDAVGNTTAATGKGFAIASAALTALALFAAFVGIAGIDGIDIYRADVLAGLFVGGMIPFIFSSLAITAVGQAAMAMVEEVRRQFREIPGILEGKAQPEYEKCVAISTDASIKKMMLPGAIAIVSPLLIGFIFGPEVLGGFLAGATVCGVLMGMFQNNAGGAWDNAKKSFEKGVNINGQMYYKGSDPHKASVTGDTVGDPFKDTSGPSMNILIKLMSIVSLVIAPTLAVLHKDKIDANRKAKIESLTGTTGVNAVSGNTAVAVVPAEIKGYLNENGDFVYDTGTLKELQLKGGKKISIGESSQLYKMYELVNNKDQAVLDPNKWFTIENLYFETGASELRPGSDAQLLNLVEILDAYPTMRIKLGGYTDNSGNEESNLKLSNLRAQTAKLKLLELGIAGDRVEAEGYGAQHPVCAANDTDECMAKNRRIDVRVLSL, encoded by the coding sequence ATGGATCTGTTCTATTTAATTCCTGTTTTCGGTGTCATTGCTTTACTGTACACTTTCTTTCAAAGCAACTGGGTAAGTAAGCAAAACGCCGGAAATGAAAAAATGAAAATAATCAGCGGACACATCGCTGACGGTGCAATGGCTTTCCTCAAAGCTGAGTACAAGATTTTAACCTACTTTGTAGTTATTGTGGCCATTCTATTGGCTGTTATGGGTTCTACTAATGCCAATTCACACTGGAGTATTGGAGTCGCTTTCGTCGTAGGAGCCGTGTTTTCGGCGCTTGCAGGATTTATAGGCATGAAGATCGCTACAAAAGCCAACGTAAGAACTGCAGAAGCCGCAAGAACTTCACTTTCAAAAGCATTAAAAGTTTCCTTCACCGGAGGTTCCGTTATGGGAATGGGAGTCGCTGGTCTTGCTGTTCTTGGCTTGGGTGCTTTATTTTTAATCATCAAGCAGATCTTTGCTCCCAATGCCCATGTAGATTCTCAGGAAATGGAAAGAACCATTGAGATCCTTACCGGTTTTTCTCTGGGTGCAGAGTCTATTGCTTTATTCGCAAGAGTAGGTGGCGGAATTTATACTAAAGCTGCAGATGTCGGGGCTGACCTTGTGGGAAAAGTGGAAGCTGGTATTCCGGAAGATGATCCTAGAAACCCGGCTACTATTGCCGATAACGTAGGAGATAATGTAGGAGACGTTGCAGGAATGGGCGCGGACCTTTTCGGTTCGTATGTCGCAACAGTTTTGGCAACAATGGTTTTAGGAAGAGAAACCGTTTCGGAGGATTCCTTCGGTGGTTTTGCGCCGATTCTTCTTCCGATGCTTATTGCCGGAACGGGAATTATTTTCTCTATCATAGGAACTTTATTTGTAAGAATAAATGATAATGAAGATTCATCCACATCAAATGTTCAGAATGCTTTAAATTTAGGAAACTGGGGAAGCATTGTTATTACTGCGATATCTTCTTATTTTCTGGTGAATTATATTTTGCCTGATGAGATGGTTTTACGGGGACATGAATTTACTAAAATGGGTGTTTTTGGAGCCATCATGGTAGGATTGGTTGTGGGAACATTAATGAGCATTATTACAGAATATTATACGGCAATGGGAAAAAGGCCTGTCTCCAGTATCGTAAGACAGTCTTCTACCGGTCATGCCACCAACATTATCGGAGGACTTTCCGTGGGCATGGAATCAACACTGTTACCGATTATTGTTCTGGCCGGCGGAATTTACGGTTCTTACCTTTGTGCCGGATTATACGGAGTGGCTATTGCCGCAGCGGGAATGATGGCTACAACGGCCATGCAGCTTGCCATCGATGCTTTCGGACCGATTGCCGATAATGCAGGCGGAATTGCGGAAATGAGTGAATTACCTAAAGAAGTCCGTGAAAAAACAGATATTCTGGATGCCGTAGGAAATACAACGGCTGCCACAGGAAAAGGTTTTGCCATCGCTTCAGCGGCTTTAACGGCGCTTGCATTATTTGCAGCATTTGTAGGAATTGCAGGAATCGACGGAATCGATATTTACAGAGCCGATGTTCTTGCCGGGTTATTTGTCGGAGGAATGATTCCGTTTATCTTCTCTTCTCTTGCGATTACCGCTGTAGGACAGGCAGCTATGGCGATGGTGGAAGAAGTAAGAAGGCAGTTCCGGGAAATTCCGGGAATTCTGGAAGGAAAAGCACAGCCTGAATACGAAAAATGCGTTGCTATTTCTACCGATGCATCTATTAAAAAAATGATGCTTCCCGGAGCAATTGCTATCGTTTCACCTTTATTGATAGGCTTTATTTTCGGACCTGAAGTGTTGGGCGGATTTTTAGCCGGAGCAACAGTTTGCGGTGTTTTGATGGGAATGTTCCAGAATAATGCCGGTGGTGCATGGGATAATGCCAAAAAATCTTTCGAAAAAGGAGTAAACATCAACGGACAAATGTATTACAAAGGTTCAGACCCTCATAAAGCTTCCGTAACAGGAGATACGGTAGGAGATCCATTTAAAGATACATCCGGGCCTTCGATGAATATTTTAATTAAACTGATGTCCATTGTTTCGTTGGTTATTGCCCCTACATTGGCTGTTCTTCACAAAGATAAAATCGATGCCAACAGAAAGGCAAAAATTGAAAGCTTAACAGGGACAACGGGTGTTAATGCTGTTTCCGGAAATACAGCTGTAGCAGTGGTTCCTGCAGAAATAAAAGGATATCTTAATGAAAATGGTGATTTTGTATATGATACAGGAACATTAAAAGAGCTACAGTTAAAAGGCGGTAAAAAAATATCCATAGGAGAAAGCAGTCAACTTTACAAAATGTATGAGTTGGTAAATAATAAAGATCAGGCTGTTTTGGATCCTAATAAATGGTTTACTATAGAAAATCTTTATTTTGAAACAGGAGCAAGTGAATTAAGACCTGGTTCAGACGCACAGCTTTTAAACCTGGTGGAAATTCTTGATGCATATCCTACCATGAGAATAAAATTAGGTGGTTATACCGATAATTCAGGAAATGAAGAAAGCAATCTTAAACTTTCTAACCTGAGAGCACAAACCGCAAAACTGAAACTTCTGGAGCTGGGAATTGCCGGCGACAGGGTAGAAGCAGAAGGATACGGAGCACAGCATCCTGTTTGTGCAGCAAATGATACAGATGAATGTATGGCGAAAAACAGAAGAATAGATGTAAGGGTTTTAAGTCTTTAA
- a CDS encoding DUF6263 family protein has translation MKNISILATSLLMVISCQNKELQKENLSLNLPKGFEQTLIYASSTDGNNNGGMNEATEVKFRVDSVDKNSNYYITGEIVRMTFNQKMFGEEIHFDSREASNNDDGMGDEIKPMINNPFTFKIDKFGNILEKQKFTREAADESNLTQYNIIPFSFPRETVEEGFTWKVDTSNPVTKSIMPVTSSFTYKGTKDHKVEFAINSTMQGVEGMMKDTDIKGKYVFDSKTKALISAERNMPVQIGGGSATFSITPKIEGF, from the coding sequence ATGAAAAACATCTCTATCCTTGCCACATCACTTTTAATGGTGATCTCTTGTCAAAATAAAGAACTTCAAAAAGAAAATCTGTCGCTTAATCTTCCAAAAGGCTTTGAGCAGACCTTAATTTATGCATCTTCTACGGATGGCAATAATAACGGAGGAATGAATGAAGCTACCGAAGTAAAATTCCGTGTAGATTCTGTAGACAAAAACTCCAACTATTATATTACAGGAGAAATTGTGAGAATGACTTTTAACCAGAAAATGTTTGGGGAAGAAATTCATTTTGATTCAAGAGAGGCTTCTAACAATGATGATGGAATGGGAGATGAAATTAAGCCGATGATTAACAATCCTTTTACATTTAAAATAGATAAATTCGGTAATATACTTGAAAAACAGAAGTTTACCAGAGAAGCTGCAGATGAAAGCAATTTAACCCAATACAATATTATTCCGTTTTCTTTTCCAAGAGAAACAGTAGAAGAGGGATTCACATGGAAGGTAGATACCTCCAATCCGGTTACAAAATCTATTATGCCGGTTACAAGCAGTTTTACGTATAAAGGCACCAAAGATCATAAGGTTGAATTTGCCATCAATTCAACAATGCAGGGTGTAGAAGGAATGATGAAAGATACTGATATTAAGGGTAAATATGTTTTCGACAGTAAGACAAAAGCTTTGATTTCTGCTGAAAGAAATATGCCGGTTCAGATTGGTGGCGGTAGTGCAACTTTTTCAATTACTCCAAAAATTGAAGGTTTTTAA
- a CDS encoding aminotransferase class I/II-fold pyridoxal phosphate-dependent enzyme yields MEKVYGFTHYSFFSEMSELAVKNNSFDLSLGLADFDIDPKLKAFLKEAADFSTHHYEPLAGNPLLIDSIIRYNSRRNNSIFLNQNEVTITPCATFTLYTALKCIINQGDEVIVIQPSYYTYGPSIVLNHGTPVYYNLENDFTINWEKLGDCISEKTKAIIVNSPQNPTGKVWSQKDWNQLYELIKNQETYLISEEIYDTYCYDETSHYSAFLHPELKKRCFCIFSFGKMFHSTGWKVSYLLSCENLTAKFRCHQQYISYSANSPCQYAIAKYLDIFDPYHNQNLMQKKRDIFNELIKETPFIVEHIAEGAVFQVVNFRNISTTMTDVEFSKWLTVDKGVACLPLSAFYNSKNNSDYLRFSFAKNDELITNALEHLRKTL; encoded by the coding sequence ATGGAGAAAGTTTACGGATTTACCCATTACTCCTTTTTTTCTGAAATGTCTGAACTGGCTGTGAAAAACAACAGCTTCGATCTTTCTTTGGGCCTGGCCGATTTTGATATTGATCCAAAGCTGAAAGCTTTTCTGAAAGAAGCAGCTGACTTCTCTACACATCATTATGAGCCTCTTGCGGGAAATCCTCTGTTGATTGACAGTATTATTCGTTATAACTCCAGAAGAAACAACAGTATTTTTCTGAATCAAAATGAAGTTACCATTACCCCATGTGCAACTTTTACTTTATATACAGCACTGAAATGCATTATCAATCAAGGAGATGAAGTGATTGTTATACAGCCTTCCTACTACACGTACGGTCCTTCTATTGTTCTGAATCACGGAACGCCTGTTTATTACAACTTAGAGAATGATTTTACTATCAACTGGGAAAAACTTGGTGATTGTATTTCCGAAAAAACCAAAGCAATTATTGTAAATTCTCCGCAAAATCCTACCGGGAAAGTATGGTCTCAAAAAGACTGGAATCAACTATATGAGCTCATAAAAAACCAGGAAACCTATCTCATTTCAGAGGAAATCTATGACACTTATTGCTATGATGAAACTTCACACTACAGTGCTTTTCTACATCCCGAGCTTAAGAAAAGATGCTTTTGTATTTTTTCTTTTGGCAAAATGTTTCATTCTACAGGATGGAAAGTAAGTTATCTTTTATCATGCGAAAATCTTACAGCAAAGTTCAGATGTCATCAGCAATATATTTCTTACAGTGCCAATTCGCCCTGCCAGTATGCGATAGCAAAATATCTTGATATTTTTGATCCCTATCACAATCAAAATCTGATGCAGAAGAAACGTGATATTTTTAATGAATTGATTAAAGAAACACCTTTTATTGTTGAACATATAGCTGAAGGCGCTGTTTTTCAGGTGGTTAATTTCAGAAATATTTCCACAACAATGACGGATGTAGAGTTTTCCAAATGGCTTACTGTGGATAAAGGAGTAGCCTGTCTTCCGCTTTCCGCTTTTTATAATTCAAAAAATAATTCGGATTATCTACGTTTCAGCTTTGCTAAAAATGATGAGCTTATCACTAATGCATTGGAGCATCTGAGAAAAACCCTTTAA
- a CDS encoding ABC transporter ATP-binding protein, with protein sequence MIKARNIHKSYGNLEVLKGVDIHIKMGEVVSIVGESGAGKSTLLQILGTLDQPTASSKFDTEITIAGESFINMNDKQLSKFRNQNIGFVFQFHQLLPEFTALENVLLPTKIAGANEKEAMEKAYALFEDLKIEQRLHHKPNQLSGGEAQRVAVARALINSPKIIFADEPTGNLDSKNADDLHRLFFDLRDKYNQTFVIVTHNPNLAEITDRKLVMKDGMIIE encoded by the coding sequence ATGATTAAAGCAAGAAATATCCATAAATCTTATGGGAATTTAGAAGTATTAAAAGGTGTTGATATTCATATCAAAATGGGTGAGGTTGTTTCAATTGTAGGAGAATCGGGAGCAGGAAAATCTACCCTTTTACAGATTTTGGGAACCCTGGATCAGCCTACGGCTTCATCGAAGTTTGATACAGAGATTACCATTGCCGGTGAATCTTTTATCAATATGAACGATAAACAGCTTTCTAAATTCAGAAACCAGAATATCGGTTTTGTATTTCAGTTTCATCAGCTGCTTCCCGAATTTACGGCATTGGAAAATGTACTTTTGCCGACAAAAATTGCCGGAGCCAACGAAAAGGAAGCCATGGAGAAGGCGTATGCTTTATTTGAAGATCTTAAAATAGAGCAGAGGCTGCATCATAAGCCCAATCAGCTTTCGGGAGGAGAAGCCCAGAGAGTTGCTGTTGCCAGGGCTTTAATCAATTCTCCGAAAATCATTTTTGCCGATGAACCCACAGGAAATCTTGATTCTAAAAATGCGGATGATCTTCACCGGTTATTTTTTGATCTGAGGGATAAATATAACCAGACCTTTGTAATTGTTACCCACAACCCGAACCTGGCAGAAATCACCGACAGGAAACTGGTTATGAAGGACGGGATGATTATTGAGTAA
- a CDS encoding endonuclease V: MIYAFDTYYFGDKAKTVCIAFESWDSEIENKIFTETTAVTADYESGAFYKRELPCVLSLLKKITLKEGDLIIVDGYVTLDNEGKTGLGGHLFQTLRGKFPVIGIAKNGFNSPDDQRRSVYRGDSKTPLFLTAIGADVDEIKCKVEEMHGNFRIPTLLKKLDQLTRTE; the protein is encoded by the coding sequence ATGATTTACGCATTTGACACCTATTATTTCGGTGATAAAGCAAAAACGGTGTGTATTGCTTTTGAAAGCTGGGATTCTGAAATTGAAAATAAGATTTTTACAGAGACAACAGCAGTTACCGCCGATTATGAGAGCGGAGCATTCTACAAAAGAGAACTGCCATGTGTCTTAAGTCTTCTGAAAAAAATTACTCTGAAAGAAGGAGACCTGATTATAGTTGACGGATATGTAACACTGGATAACGAAGGAAAAACAGGATTGGGTGGTCATCTTTTTCAAACTCTGAGAGGTAAATTTCCGGTTATCGGAATTGCGAAAAACGGATTTAATTCACCTGATGATCAGAGAAGATCGGTGTACAGGGGAGACAGTAAAACACCTCTTTTTTTGACAGCCATAGGAGCGGATGTTGATGAAATTAAATGTAAAGTAGAAGAAATGCATGGAAATTTCAGAATTCCCACTTTGCTTAAAAAGCTGGATCAGCTGACAAGAACTGAATAG
- a CDS encoding inorganic pyrophosphatase: protein MIPNFKAHPWHGISAGEDAPNVVNVFVEIVPSDTIKYEVDKETGFLKVDRPQKFSNIIPALYGFVPRTYCDAEVMNLAIERGANDVTMGDHDPLDICVLSSHNIHAGGLLMEAIPIGGFKMIDGGEADDKIVAVMIGDHAFGHFRDISELPEAEVKRLMHYFLTYKNLPDEPAKCRIQEVYGAEHAKKVIKASQEDYANKYGG from the coding sequence ATGATTCCAAATTTTAAAGCACATCCATGGCATGGTATTTCTGCAGGAGAAGATGCGCCGAATGTCGTAAATGTTTTCGTGGAGATCGTTCCTTCTGATACCATTAAATATGAAGTTGATAAAGAAACAGGATTTTTAAAGGTAGACAGGCCACAGAAGTTTTCCAACATTATTCCGGCATTGTACGGTTTTGTTCCGAGAACGTATTGCGATGCTGAAGTAATGAATTTAGCCATCGAAAGAGGTGCGAATGATGTTACAATGGGAGATCACGATCCGCTTGATATCTGTGTTTTAAGTTCACACAATATTCATGCTGGAGGTCTTTTGATGGAAGCTATTCCAATCGGCGGATTTAAAATGATCGACGGAGGAGAGGCTGATGATAAAATCGTTGCTGTAATGATCGGTGACCACGCTTTCGGACATTTCAGAGATATTTCAGAATTGCCTGAAGCAGAAGTGAAACGATTAATGCACTATTTTTTAACGTATAAAAATCTACCGGACGAACCTGCAAAATGCAGAATCCAGGAAGTGTACGGAGCAGAACACGCTAAAAAAGTAATCAAAGCTTCTCAGGAAGATTACGCAAACAAATACGGAGGATAA
- the radC gene encoding RadC family protein codes for MSIKFLAEDDRPREKFLLKGKSSLSDSELLAIIMGSGNKDETAVELARRILGSVDNNWNQLSLLSVKDLMKFKGVGEVKAISIAAALEIGRRRAGQEVPEKPVISSSRTAYEIFRNHLSDLRTEEFWAIFLNRSNKVIHFTQLTQGGINQSIVDIRVLFKTALDHFSTGIIIAHNHPSGSLQPSREDIEITRKIKTAGETMNIQLLDHLIITQNSYFSFSDDGLL; via the coding sequence ATGTCTATTAAATTTTTAGCTGAAGATGACAGGCCCCGGGAAAAATTTTTACTGAAAGGTAAAAGTTCACTTTCCGATTCCGAGTTGCTCGCGATCATCATGGGGAGCGGAAATAAGGATGAAACAGCGGTAGAACTGGCAAGAAGGATTCTGGGCTCGGTAGATAACAACTGGAATCAGCTCAGTCTTCTGTCTGTAAAAGATTTAATGAAATTTAAAGGAGTGGGAGAGGTAAAAGCTATTTCCATTGCTGCCGCTCTGGAGATCGGGAGAAGAAGGGCCGGACAGGAAGTGCCGGAAAAACCTGTAATCTCAAGCAGCAGAACCGCTTACGAAATTTTTAGAAACCACTTGTCGGATCTGAGAACAGAAGAATTCTGGGCCATTTTTCTTAACAGGAGCAATAAGGTCATTCATTTTACCCAATTGACACAGGGAGGAATTAATCAATCCATTGTAGACATCAGGGTTTTATTTAAAACGGCATTAGATCATTTTTCTACGGGAATTATCATTGCGCACAATCATCCTTCAGGAAGTTTGCAGCCAAGCCGTGAAGACATTGAGATCACCCGGAAGATAAAGACCGCAGGAGAAACAATGAATATCCAGCTTCTCGATCATCTTATCATCACACAGAATTCTTATTTTAGCTTTTCAGACGACGGATTATTATGA
- a CDS encoding murein L,D-transpeptidase catalytic domain-containing protein, whose protein sequence is MMKHFILSLLFLISCSKFEFQDSDSSAVLPVSRISEIKKFIKGKDYNQDLAIFINFKIHSGKYRYFVYDLKNNKILQKAIVAHGDGSVVKNSSALKFSNIDGSHQSSLGKYEIRESYSGKFGKAYRLDGLDDTNSNARSRAIVLHSYYYIPDRESSKPACLSFGCPMLSKKAFNETSKFINQSEKTIILYAFY, encoded by the coding sequence ATGATGAAACACTTTATTCTCTCTCTCTTATTCCTCATTTCATGCTCAAAATTTGAATTTCAGGATTCAGATTCATCTGCTGTTCTGCCTGTATCAAGAATTTCGGAGATTAAAAAATTCATAAAGGGAAAAGATTACAACCAGGATCTTGCGATTTTTATTAATTTTAAAATTCATTCCGGAAAATACCGGTATTTTGTTTACGACCTTAAAAACAATAAAATTTTACAAAAAGCCATTGTTGCTCACGGGGACGGATCTGTAGTTAAAAATTCCTCTGCCCTGAAATTCAGTAATATTGACGGTTCACACCAGTCGTCTTTGGGAAAATACGAAATCAGGGAAAGTTATTCCGGAAAGTTCGGAAAAGCGTATCGACTGGATGGTCTTGATGATACCAACAGCAATGCAAGATCAAGAGCCATTGTGCTTCATTCTTATTATTATATTCCCGACCGGGAGTCTTCCAAGCCTGCATGTTTAAGCTTCGGCTGTCCCATGCTTTCCAAAAAAGCATTTAACGAAACTTCAAAATTTATTAATCAATCGGAAAAAACGATCATTTTATACGCTTTTTATTAA
- a CDS encoding M28 family metallopeptidase, translating into MRKLLVPVFSAVLLVSCGTAKTASDVSSSQNSAVKGDKAFVSAYKEIKAADLKKNLYVIASDEMEGRDTGSPGQKRAGEYMVNYYKNLGISFPKALGSYYQKVPSDFMKKRGGSNLPDSENILAFIEGSEKPEEIVVVSAHYDHVGTKNGVVYNGADDDGSGTVAVMEIAKAFQAAKKSGKGPKKSVLFLHVTGEEHGLFGSEYYTDNPVFPLANTVVDLNIDMIGRDDPENRGKQYVYVIGSEMLSSQLKLINEAANKRTNNLELNYKYDDPNDPQRLYYRSDHYNFAKNNVPVAFFFDGIHEDYHKPTDDVEKIDYDLLAKRTQLVFATAWEIANRPDRIIVDKK; encoded by the coding sequence ATGAGAAAACTATTAGTTCCTGTATTTTCAGCAGTTTTACTGGTAAGTTGTGGAACTGCCAAAACCGCTTCCGATGTTTCTTCTTCTCAAAATTCAGCTGTAAAAGGTGATAAAGCTTTTGTATCTGCTTATAAGGAAATTAAAGCTGCAGATCTTAAGAAGAACTTATATGTGATTGCTTCCGATGAAATGGAAGGGCGTGATACAGGAAGTCCCGGACAGAAAAGAGCGGGCGAATATATGGTGAATTATTATAAAAACTTGGGAATTTCATTTCCAAAGGCTCTTGGTTCTTATTACCAGAAAGTTCCTTCTGATTTTATGAAAAAAAGAGGGGGTTCAAATCTTCCGGATTCTGAAAATATTCTTGCTTTTATTGAAGGATCTGAAAAGCCCGAAGAAATAGTTGTTGTTTCTGCGCATTATGATCATGTCGGCACAAAAAATGGCGTTGTGTATAATGGTGCAGATGATGACGGAAGCGGAACGGTAGCCGTTATGGAAATCGCAAAAGCTTTCCAGGCTGCAAAAAAATCAGGGAAAGGACCTAAAAAATCCGTATTATTTCTTCATGTTACCGGAGAAGAGCATGGCCTTTTCGGTTCTGAATATTATACTGATAATCCGGTATTTCCGCTTGCCAATACGGTGGTTGATCTTAATATTGATATGATCGGCCGCGATGATCCTGAAAACAGAGGAAAACAGTATGTGTATGTGATCGGATCTGAAATGCTGAGTTCTCAGCTGAAGCTAATTAACGAAGCAGCTAATAAAAGAACGAATAACTTGGAACTGAATTATAAATATGATGATCCGAACGATCCCCAAAGATTATATTACCGCTCTGATCATTATAATTTTGCCAAAAATAATGTCCCGGTTGCTTTTTTCTTTGACGGAATTCATGAAGATTACCATAAACCAACCGATGATGTAGAAAAAATTGATTATGATCTGCTTGCAAAAAGAACACAGCTTGTATTTGCTACTGCATGGGAAATTGCCAACAGACCTGATCGAATTATCGTTGATAAAAAATAA
- a CDS encoding glyoxalase, translated as MSQKLKSIRPFVGSENFEISRKFYKNIGFEEVILEPKLSLFRWNETAFYLQDAYVKDWIDNTMIFIEVENTDEFWNYLSSLNLTDKYPGVKLSSVKTMPWGKECFLNDPSGILWHFGEFFNT; from the coding sequence ATGAGTCAAAAACTAAAATCCATACGGCCTTTTGTCGGATCCGAAAATTTTGAGATCAGCAGAAAATTTTATAAAAATATTGGTTTCGAAGAAGTTATTTTAGAACCGAAGCTTTCACTTTTCCGATGGAACGAGACCGCATTCTATCTTCAGGACGCCTATGTAAAAGACTGGATTGATAATACCATGATCTTTATTGAAGTAGAGAATACGGATGAGTTTTGGAATTACCTTAGCTCCCTCAACCTTACGGATAAATATCCGGGAGTGAAATTATCTTCGGTGAAGACGATGCCTTGGGGAAAAGAATGCTTTTTAAATGATCCGTCTGGTATTTTGTGGCATTTCGGAGAATTTTTTAATACTTAA
- a CDS encoding bile acid:sodium symporter — protein sequence MKLGKITLDKQNIFLLLLIIMVAAGKLIPFRDNYNQYFNLSGFIDWGIAAIFLLYGLKLNIKEIVKDISNWKLHLLVQCGTFILFPLLVFLFYGFAKDTAYYTTWLSLFFLACLPSTVSSSVVMVSIAKGNVTSAIFNASISGIIGIVMTPLLMSFFIQPGQENMDNSEIIQQLLLKVLLPIILGLLLNPLLKNWVTKYSKIIAEFDKMIILLIVYESFSEAFSQNVFASVSPVIFIIIAVSVITLFFSVYEILKLISKKLHFKREDIITTTFCGSKKSLVHGSLFVMVLGIAEDEKVLFLLPVMIYHSFQLFYVSWLANKIEKKSQMTKI from the coding sequence ATGAAGTTGGGCAAAATAACATTAGACAAACAAAATATTTTTCTTTTATTACTGATCATAATGGTCGCAGCAGGAAAGCTAATTCCTTTCAGAGATAATTATAATCAGTATTTCAATTTATCAGGATTCATTGACTGGGGAATAGCAGCTATTTTTTTATTATACGGATTAAAGCTTAATATTAAAGAAATTGTAAAAGATATATCCAATTGGAAACTTCACCTTTTGGTACAGTGCGGAACTTTTATTCTTTTTCCTTTGCTGGTATTTCTGTTCTATGGATTTGCAAAAGATACTGCTTATTATACTACCTGGCTTTCCCTATTTTTTCTTGCTTGTCTTCCGTCCACCGTATCATCATCGGTTGTTATGGTTTCCATTGCTAAAGGAAATGTTACTTCGGCTATATTTAATGCATCAATTTCAGGAATTATAGGAATTGTAATGACGCCTTTGTTAATGAGTTTTTTCATTCAGCCCGGACAGGAAAATATGGATAATTCTGAGATTATTCAGCAATTATTACTCAAAGTTTTATTACCAATTATTCTGGGTCTGCTTTTAAATCCATTATTGAAAAATTGGGTAACCAAATACAGTAAAATCATTGCAGAATTTGATAAGATGATTATTCTTTTGATTGTTTATGAAAGTTTTTCAGAAGCTTTTTCCCAAAATGTTTTTGCTTCCGTTTCGCCGGTTATTTTTATCATTATTGCGGTAAGCGTCATCACTTTGTTTTTTTCAGTGTATGAAATCCTGAAACTGATTTCTAAAAAACTTCATTTTAAAAGAGAAGATATCATAACGACAACATTCTGCGGATCAAAGAAATCATTGGTTCACGGAAGTCTTTTTGTGATGGTTCTCGGAATTGCCGAAGATGAGAAAGTATTATTCCTTTTACCGGTGATGATTTATCACAGTTTTCAGCTGTTTTATGTGAGCTGGCTAGCCAATAAGATTGAGAAAAAATCTCAGATGACTAAAATATAA